The Opitutales bacterium genome has a window encoding:
- a CDS encoding carbon-nitrogen hydrolase, producing the protein MNRTDTFALGLLQSSSTGNCEQNLQNTLAQIEQAAQQGAQIIATQELFLSDYFCSKQDEKFFDLAEPIPGPTTQTLSEKAKELNVVIVASLFEKRMAGIYHNTAAVIDADGSLLGIYRKTHIPQDPSFEEKFYFTPGDLGYRVWKTRYADIGVLVCWDQWFPEAARLTAMQGAEVLIYPTAIGGLETESTSNIARQHAAWETVQRGHAVANGCYIAAVNRHGKEGNIDFWGHSFVADFAGEIVARAPHNEDNIIIQTCDRRALEDHRHTWPFFRDRRVDSYSAITSLSSSQA; encoded by the coding sequence ATGAACCGAACCGACACATTTGCTTTAGGCCTGTTGCAGTCATCATCAACAGGAAACTGCGAGCAAAACCTACAGAACACGCTTGCCCAAATAGAACAAGCCGCGCAGCAGGGGGCGCAGATTATCGCGACACAGGAGCTGTTTTTGTCTGACTATTTTTGCAGCAAACAGGACGAAAAATTTTTCGATCTAGCCGAGCCCATCCCGGGCCCCACTACTCAAACCCTGTCAGAGAAAGCCAAGGAACTGAATGTCGTAATCGTCGCGTCTCTGTTCGAAAAACGCATGGCCGGCATTTACCACAACACTGCTGCCGTCATCGACGCTGACGGCAGCTTACTGGGCATCTATCGCAAAACACACATTCCACAGGACCCCAGTTTCGAGGAAAAATTCTACTTCACGCCCGGCGATTTGGGCTACCGCGTTTGGAAGACCCGCTATGCCGATATTGGTGTACTCGTCTGCTGGGATCAGTGGTTTCCCGAGGCAGCCCGCCTCACCGCGATGCAGGGAGCCGAAGTGTTGATTTATCCAACGGCCATCGGAGGATTGGAGACTGAATCGACATCAAACATCGCTCGCCAACACGCTGCCTGGGAAACAGTCCAACGCGGGCACGCCGTCGCCAACGGTTGCTATATCGCCGCGGTGAACCGACATGGCAAAGAGGGCAACATCGACTTCTGGGGGCATTCCTTCGTTGCAGACTTTGCTGGTGAAATCGTCGCCCGTGCTCCTCACAATGAAGACAACATCATTATCCAAACATGCGACCGCCGCGCGCTGGAGGACCATCGGCACACCTGGCCCTTCTTCCGGGACCGGCGTGTTGACTCCTACTCGGCCATCACCAGCCTTTCGAGCTCTCAAGCATGA
- a CDS encoding agmatine deiminase family protein: MKGPQSPRSLGFRMPAEWEHQYALWTTWPTHSQWWKENREEIVETFAEIAFQAARFQHVNILCPKSAQGDARQMLETKGANLKKIRFFDIPTDDVWIRDNGPIFLRHRKEKEMALIDWEFNAWGEKYPDFDNDNRVPAAIADHVGIPRFRYALCVEGGAIESNGRGLLLSTKSVMLNQARNYDVSLEEYQKIFYHALAVDKVIWLENGLAHDDTDGHIDNVARFVSHQHIVIATVKDKKHPSFRALHGNRTELSGTMVRGHMLKITELPLPDPVQSQDGILSASYLNYVILNGAVLVPQFGQIRKDKQAIEIIGGLFPGREIIGIDCRTLIEEGGGLHCCTCNAF, encoded by the coding sequence ATGAAAGGACCTCAATCGCCACGCTCACTCGGCTTTCGTATGCCCGCCGAATGGGAACATCAATATGCACTCTGGACCACCTGGCCCACCCACTCCCAATGGTGGAAGGAAAATAGAGAAGAAATCGTCGAGACCTTCGCCGAAATTGCCTTCCAGGCGGCACGTTTTCAGCATGTAAATATCCTCTGCCCCAAATCTGCTCAAGGGGATGCCAGACAGATGCTCGAAACCAAGGGGGCAAATCTCAAAAAGATACGCTTTTTCGACATCCCCACTGATGATGTCTGGATTCGCGACAATGGCCCCATCTTCCTGCGCCACCGGAAGGAAAAGGAAATGGCACTCATCGATTGGGAGTTTAACGCCTGGGGCGAGAAATATCCTGACTTTGACAACGACAACCGCGTCCCCGCTGCTATCGCTGACCACGTCGGCATCCCACGTTTTCGCTATGCGCTTTGTGTCGAGGGCGGAGCCATCGAGTCCAATGGCCGCGGGCTGCTTCTATCGACCAAGTCGGTTATGCTGAATCAGGCACGGAACTACGACGTGTCCCTAGAAGAATATCAAAAGATTTTCTATCACGCACTCGCCGTGGACAAAGTGATTTGGCTCGAAAATGGTTTGGCTCATGACGACACCGACGGCCATATCGATAACGTCGCACGTTTCGTAAGTCACCAACACATTGTTATAGCCACGGTAAAAGATAAAAAACACCCCAGTTTTCGGGCTCTCCACGGAAACCGAACTGAACTTTCGGGCACCATGGTCCGCGGCCACATGCTCAAGATAACCGAGCTGCCTCTTCCTGACCCAGTTCAGTCTCAGGACGGCATCCTATCGGCCAGCTATCTGAACTATGTTATCCTCAACGGTGCCGTGCTCGTTCCGCAATTCGGTCAGATCAGAAAAGACAAACAGGCGATTGAAATCATCGGCGGACTTTTTCCGGGACGCGAAATCATAGGTATCGACTGCCGCACCCTCATCGAAGAAGGCGGCGGCCTCCACTGCTGCACGTGCAATGCATTCTAG
- a CDS encoding flavodoxin domain-containing protein produces the protein MSQQPEMTIPFVPENAPFTSEQRNWLNGFLAGLFSQAPAATEQAPAASATILFGSQTGNAEMLAKQATKQLKAAGVNASSFDMEAYDPANLHNEENLLIITSTYGDGEPPDNAAGFHEFIMSDTAPKLEKVKYSVMALGDSSYPGFCTCGKDFDARLAQLGATRMRVRVDADVDFDEPFEEWMKPLAGLMSEGAGTAPADEETAPAEEAVVEYGKKNPFPSPLVDNHNLNGQGSKKETRHIAFSLEGSGLSYEAGDALAVLPLNHDSLVDSIIEKCGLPADAQLEGGSTLSEALTSGYEITRLSAKILAAYAEMSNDSKLKELAGDKAAAKEYCEGRDLLDLFQDFVIDGASADQLVAPLKKLPSRLYSISSSPLAHPGEVHLTVGRVAWDSYERTRFGVCSDFLARIPEGTEVGVYVHTNKNFRPPADLSQDAIMVGPGTGIAPFRAFVEDRVAKEASGRNWLFFGDQKASCDFLYRETMEQWLRDGALTRLETAFSRDQEEKIYVQNRMLENGAELFAWLDGGASFYVCGDASRMAKDVDSALHQIVEEYGKMSTDEAVAYVKQLKKDKRYQRDVY, from the coding sequence ATGTCTCAGCAGCCTGAAATGACCATCCCCTTTGTTCCTGAAAATGCTCCGTTTACGTCTGAGCAACGTAATTGGTTGAATGGCTTCCTAGCCGGCCTCTTCTCACAGGCTCCCGCTGCCACTGAACAGGCGCCTGCGGCCTCAGCCACCATTCTTTTTGGTTCCCAGACTGGGAATGCCGAAATGCTCGCGAAACAGGCGACCAAGCAGCTCAAGGCGGCGGGGGTGAATGCTTCTTCATTCGATATGGAGGCCTATGATCCGGCCAACTTGCACAACGAGGAAAACCTACTCATCATCACCAGCACCTATGGTGATGGCGAGCCGCCTGATAATGCGGCTGGGTTTCACGAATTTATTATGAGCGACACGGCTCCGAAGCTGGAAAAGGTGAAATACAGTGTGATGGCTCTCGGCGACTCGAGCTATCCCGGATTCTGCACCTGCGGTAAGGACTTTGACGCGCGTTTAGCTCAGCTCGGTGCGACGCGCATGCGCGTCCGTGTTGATGCGGACGTCGACTTTGATGAGCCGTTCGAGGAGTGGATGAAGCCGCTGGCAGGACTTATGTCTGAGGGTGCTGGAACGGCACCGGCAGACGAAGAAACCGCGCCCGCTGAGGAGGCCGTTGTCGAGTATGGAAAGAAGAATCCTTTTCCTTCTCCCCTCGTCGATAATCACAACTTGAATGGGCAGGGGTCTAAGAAAGAGACCCGCCATATCGCCTTTTCACTCGAAGGTTCTGGTTTGAGTTATGAAGCAGGAGACGCATTGGCAGTGCTCCCACTCAATCACGATTCCTTGGTAGATTCCATTATCGAGAAGTGTGGACTTCCAGCTGATGCCCAACTTGAAGGAGGCTCCACGCTTTCGGAGGCGTTGACCTCGGGTTACGAGATCACGCGGCTTTCGGCCAAAATCCTCGCTGCTTATGCTGAGATGAGCAACGATTCGAAGCTCAAGGAACTCGCCGGCGATAAGGCGGCGGCTAAAGAGTATTGCGAAGGACGTGATCTCTTAGACTTATTCCAGGACTTTGTTATCGATGGGGCTTCGGCAGATCAACTGGTAGCGCCGCTCAAGAAATTGCCTTCGCGCCTCTACTCGATTTCAAGCAGTCCTTTGGCCCATCCCGGTGAGGTGCACCTGACGGTAGGGCGTGTTGCTTGGGACAGCTACGAGCGGACGCGCTTTGGGGTTTGTTCCGACTTTCTCGCACGTATTCCCGAAGGCACAGAGGTCGGCGTGTATGTGCACACGAATAAGAATTTTCGCCCTCCAGCAGATTTGAGTCAGGATGCCATCATGGTCGGTCCTGGCACGGGCATCGCACCTTTCCGTGCATTTGTGGAAGATCGTGTCGCCAAAGAGGCTTCGGGGCGCAATTGGTTATTCTTTGGTGACCAAAAGGCCTCCTGTGATTTTCTCTACCGTGAAACGATGGAACAATGGCTCCGCGATGGAGCATTGACTCGGCTCGAGACGGCGTTTTCCCGTGACCAAGAGGAAAAGATCTATGTTCAAAACCGTATGCTAGAAAACGGCGCTGAGCTCTTTGCTTGGCTTGATGGGGGCGCGAGCTTCTACGTCTGCGGCGATGCCTCCCGTATGGCCAAAGATGTCGACTCTGCGCTGCATCAGATTGTCGAAGAATACGGGAAAATGAGCACCGACGAAGCGGTGGCTTACGTCAAACAGCTCAAAAAGGACAAGCGCTATCAGCGCGACGTGTATTGA
- a CDS encoding NirA family protein — protein MDSPQPPSFSQDQKEYLQGFFSGVAQRGFVPFLGETAQGQITNDPALSTTGNVIDSVHGVPIEDLCKEEQIKHELHGLDAYDRLMEHAEADKFPEGGDVFRFKFHGLFYVKPAQDSLMLRCRIPGCAMRSHQLRGLAEIARDWGGGYAHVTTRGNFQVREILPRDSMKVLLKLADLGMTSKGSGADNLRNVTATPTAGFDRTEIMDVLPLAKAMHTYILNTREMYDLPRKFNISFDGGGAISVCADTNDIAFYAVRVGEGHGMEPGVYFRVQLCGITGHKQFASDCGLLIKPNECVPVAAAMIRVFREHGCRTNRKKARLKYLVDDWGQEKFIEETQKQLAFELHHAPLEICEPRRKIDRAGHIGIHSQNKPGLNYVGVVVPVGYLSIPQMLGLADLAERYGSGDVRLTVWQNVLIPDIPDAHLAEFSARLRELGLRIEATNVTGGLVACTGSQGCKFAQSDTKRHAIEIGDHLRERIDLDYPINIHLTGCPHSCAQHYIGDIGLVGVKVKREGESVDGYNMVVGGGVDDEQGIGRELMPAIAASELPNLIEHMLRRYLDTREGTESFLQFTRRHDIDTLKNLFFDHVSAA, from the coding sequence ATGGATTCTCCACAGCCTCCTTCGTTTTCCCAAGACCAGAAAGAGTATCTCCAGGGCTTTTTCAGCGGAGTTGCTCAGCGTGGTTTTGTTCCTTTCCTCGGTGAGACTGCACAAGGGCAAATCACCAACGACCCAGCCCTTTCAACTACGGGCAACGTCATCGATTCGGTCCATGGCGTGCCGATCGAAGACCTCTGCAAAGAAGAACAGATCAAGCACGAACTTCATGGTCTCGACGCCTACGATCGCTTGATGGAACATGCTGAGGCAGATAAATTTCCTGAAGGCGGCGATGTCTTTCGATTCAAATTTCACGGCCTGTTCTACGTCAAGCCAGCACAAGATTCTCTCATGCTGCGCTGCCGTATTCCTGGATGCGCCATGCGTTCCCATCAATTACGTGGTTTAGCCGAAATCGCACGTGATTGGGGAGGCGGTTATGCCCATGTCACCACACGGGGTAATTTTCAGGTCCGCGAAATTCTGCCGCGCGACTCCATGAAAGTGTTATTGAAGCTCGCGGACCTTGGGATGACTTCCAAAGGCTCGGGGGCGGATAACCTCCGTAATGTAACGGCAACACCGACTGCTGGCTTCGATCGCACGGAGATAATGGACGTTCTCCCTCTCGCCAAAGCCATGCACACCTACATCCTCAACACACGGGAAATGTATGACCTACCACGGAAATTTAACATCTCCTTCGATGGCGGCGGCGCCATCAGTGTGTGTGCTGATACGAATGACATCGCGTTCTACGCCGTGCGCGTGGGTGAAGGGCATGGTATGGAACCGGGTGTTTACTTTCGCGTTCAACTCTGTGGCATCACCGGGCACAAACAATTTGCTTCCGACTGTGGCCTACTCATCAAGCCCAATGAGTGCGTGCCGGTAGCCGCGGCAATGATCCGTGTTTTCCGTGAGCACGGCTGCCGGACAAACCGTAAAAAGGCTCGCCTTAAGTATCTTGTTGACGATTGGGGGCAGGAAAAATTTATCGAGGAAACTCAGAAACAGCTCGCTTTCGAGCTGCACCACGCACCGCTCGAAATCTGTGAACCACGCCGGAAGATCGATCGCGCTGGACACATTGGCATCCACAGTCAAAACAAGCCGGGACTCAATTACGTCGGGGTGGTCGTGCCTGTAGGCTATCTTTCGATTCCTCAAATGCTGGGTCTTGCGGACCTCGCCGAACGCTATGGATCTGGAGACGTGCGCCTGACCGTCTGGCAAAATGTCCTCATACCCGACATTCCTGACGCACATCTTGCGGAATTCAGTGCACGACTACGCGAGCTCGGTCTACGTATCGAAGCAACCAATGTAACGGGAGGCCTCGTCGCGTGCACCGGGAGTCAAGGCTGTAAATTTGCTCAATCCGATACCAAACGCCATGCTATAGAGATCGGCGACCACCTTCGGGAACGCATCGATCTCGATTATCCCATCAACATTCACCTCACGGGGTGTCCGCACTCCTGCGCTCAGCACTATATCGGTGATATTGGCCTAGTGGGTGTGAAGGTGAAACGCGAAGGCGAATCGGTGGATGGCTACAATATGGTAGTCGGTGGGGGTGTTGACGATGAGCAAGGTATTGGTCGTGAACTCATGCCAGCCATCGCAGCCAGTGAGCTTCCCAACCTTATTGAACACATGCTTCGCCGTTATCTCGACACGCGCGAAGGCACAGAGTCATTCCTCCAGTTTACCCGTCGTCACGACATCGATACACTAAAAAACCTCTTCTTTGATCATGTCTCAGCAGCCTGA